The following coding sequences are from one Streptomyces angustmyceticus window:
- a CDS encoding copper amine oxidase, whose protein sequence is MPVRSPAGSRRPRRRAATLTAIPLVFAATALLTGPSAQAAPEAAGPAPAPRCSPAHRITRTLDGGTVWRMCWHYEGNAGLVLDDVSYQPKGERAPVTVLTTAKLAQIHVPYDDGGNEYDDLTGQGFAQGLMTLDPAECPGGTIKTVRVPGAYDPAHPDVSGLCATTRARGHAYRMGPYPGEHARTYQLQGKDLLLYTVNKVGWYEYISEWRFAGDGTMTLQVGATGTVSPSDFDAGDGRGAPLGKGAKDYATSHSHNVFWRLNFGLDGSATNKVEQVDSATTLRPGGSTPTIRTTRTPVTRELAGDTGALRWWRVVSDAGKNRDGHPRSYEIVPGASSKYTGRSYTRHDIYFTEYNKCEQFASNNLANCGDRAGRSVDTWVNGQPLKHPIAWVNIGFHHIARDEDQEPMPVHWQGFQLVPRDVTAMNPLTPPALSGHNGHYG, encoded by the coding sequence ATGCCCGTGAGAAGCCCCGCCGGATCCCGCCGCCCGCGCCGCCGCGCCGCGACCCTCACCGCGATTCCCCTGGTCTTCGCGGCGACCGCCCTGCTCACCGGCCCGTCGGCCCAGGCCGCCCCGGAAGCCGCCGGCCCGGCGCCCGCTCCCCGCTGCAGCCCCGCCCACCGCATCACCCGGACGCTCGACGGCGGCACCGTCTGGCGGATGTGCTGGCACTACGAGGGCAACGCCGGTCTCGTCCTGGACGACGTCTCCTACCAGCCCAAGGGCGAACGCGCCCCGGTCACAGTGCTCACCACCGCCAAACTCGCCCAGATCCACGTCCCCTACGACGACGGGGGCAACGAGTACGACGACCTCACCGGTCAGGGCTTCGCCCAGGGCCTGATGACGCTCGACCCCGCCGAATGCCCCGGCGGCACCATCAAAACCGTCCGGGTCCCCGGCGCCTACGACCCCGCACACCCCGACGTCAGCGGCCTGTGCGCCACCACCCGCGCCCGCGGCCACGCCTACCGGATGGGCCCCTACCCCGGGGAGCACGCCAGGACCTACCAGCTCCAGGGCAAGGACCTGCTGCTCTACACCGTCAACAAGGTCGGCTGGTACGAGTACATCAGCGAGTGGCGGTTCGCCGGCGACGGCACCATGACCCTGCAGGTCGGCGCCACCGGCACCGTCTCGCCCAGCGACTTCGACGCCGGCGACGGCCGGGGCGCGCCCCTCGGCAAGGGTGCCAAGGACTACGCCACCAGCCACAGCCACAACGTCTTCTGGCGGCTGAACTTCGGCCTGGACGGCTCCGCCACCAACAAGGTCGAGCAGGTCGACTCCGCCACCACCCTCCGGCCCGGCGGCAGCACCCCCACCATCCGCACCACCCGCACCCCCGTCACCAGGGAGCTGGCCGGGGACACCGGGGCGCTGCGCTGGTGGCGGGTGGTGAGCGACGCCGGCAAGAACCGGGACGGCCACCCGCGCTCGTACGAGATCGTCCCGGGCGCCAGCAGCAAGTACACAGGGCGCAGCTACACCCGGCACGACATCTACTTCACCGAGTACAACAAATGTGAGCAGTTCGCCAGCAACAACCTGGCCAACTGCGGCGACCGGGCCGGCCGGAGCGTCGACACCTGGGTCAACGGCCAGCCGCTGAAACACCCCATCGCGTGGGTCAACATCGGGTTCCACCACATCGCCAGGGACGAGGACCAGGAGCCCATGCCTGTTCACTGGCAGGGCTTCCAGCTCGTTCCCCGTGACGTCACGGCTATGAATCCGCTCACTCCACCCGCACTGTCCGGGCACAACGGGCACTATGGATAA
- a CDS encoding Tat pathway signal sequence domain protein, producing MRVTERDGGGTAHQFMRRHLGKVLVGTALALTGTALMAAVTLPVGAGAADGTVAGARTGASGASGPSAPGHDPGAPPGVVEAAGPQGARGRGRDPLTDDELRRARELALPRARRGAAADVTGRPGPEPLTTDLAELAPSEVRLADPPRRALVSFYDYADDSYVTRTVNLTTSTVESTDTQHGVQPPPDRAEAVEAARLLIAAPLGSGLRQDYREATGRDLTGPEPLVVTGFVYRGRAEGAAPGALGECGKHRCVRLFTKVRNGPWIDTRRFVIDLSARTVARLA from the coding sequence ATGCGTGTCACGGAACGTGACGGCGGGGGAACCGCGCACCAGTTCATGCGTCGCCACCTCGGCAAGGTCCTCGTGGGCACCGCCCTCGCGCTGACCGGCACCGCCCTGATGGCCGCGGTCACCCTGCCCGTCGGCGCGGGCGCCGCCGACGGCACGGTCGCCGGGGCCCGGACCGGCGCGTCCGGCGCCTCCGGCCCGTCCGCGCCCGGACACGACCCGGGGGCGCCGCCCGGCGTCGTCGAGGCGGCCGGCCCCCAGGGGGCGCGCGGCCGGGGACGCGACCCGCTCACCGACGACGAACTCCGCCGCGCCCGGGAGCTGGCGCTGCCGCGCGCCCGCCGCGGCGCCGCCGCCGACGTCACCGGACGGCCCGGACCCGAACCCCTCACCACCGACCTGGCCGAACTCGCCCCCTCGGAAGTCCGGCTCGCCGACCCGCCGCGCCGGGCGCTGGTCTCCTTCTACGACTACGCCGACGACAGCTACGTCACCCGGACCGTCAACCTCACGACCTCGACGGTGGAGTCGACCGACACCCAGCACGGCGTCCAGCCGCCGCCCGACCGTGCCGAGGCCGTCGAGGCGGCCCGGCTGCTGATCGCCGCCCCGCTGGGATCCGGGCTGCGCCAGGACTACCGCGAGGCCACCGGCCGCGACCTCACCGGGCCCGAACCGCTCGTCGTCACCGGTTTCGTCTACCGCGGCCGCGCCGAAGGAGCGGCGCCGGGCGCCCTGGGGGAGTGCGGGAAACACCGCTGCGTCCGCCTGTTCACCAAGGTGCGGAACGGCCCGTGGATCGACACCCGCCGCTTCGTGATCGACCTCAGCGCCCGCACCGTCGCCCGCCTCGCCTGA
- a CDS encoding aminoglycoside phosphotransferase family protein encodes MTEPSPAAFTEARARDVLAAAGRPEAAADATLLSLGENAVFALGGNGPVVRVGRSAELLERAERELRVAQWLAAEGVPAVRAAETEATLVDGHPVTYWHRLPEAVRPAGPDDLAALLKLVHALPEPPFALPRRELLGGVERWLRLAGDAVSAPDAEYLRGRRDAFAAAATALEPHLPRGPIHGDALTRNVHVGPDGPVLVDLETFSADLREHDLVVMALSRDRYGLSPDAYDTFVSVYGWDVRDWEGCAVLRGSRETASCAWVSQHAPGNPAALGEFRRRIASLREKDATVRWYPF; translated from the coding sequence ATGACCGAACCGAGCCCCGCCGCCTTCACGGAAGCGCGCGCCCGGGACGTACTGGCCGCGGCCGGGCGCCCCGAGGCGGCAGCCGACGCCACGCTGCTCTCGCTCGGCGAGAACGCCGTCTTCGCCCTCGGCGGCAACGGACCGGTCGTACGGGTGGGCCGCAGCGCCGAACTCCTGGAGCGGGCCGAGCGGGAGCTGCGGGTGGCGCAGTGGCTGGCGGCCGAGGGGGTGCCGGCCGTACGGGCCGCGGAGACCGAGGCCACCCTGGTCGACGGGCACCCCGTCACCTACTGGCACCGGCTGCCGGAGGCCGTCCGGCCGGCCGGGCCGGACGATCTGGCCGCGCTGCTGAAGCTGGTCCACGCCCTGCCGGAGCCGCCGTTCGCGCTGCCCCGGCGCGAACTGCTCGGCGGCGTCGAGCGCTGGCTGCGGCTGGCCGGCGACGCCGTGTCGGCGCCGGACGCGGAGTATCTGCGCGGGCGGCGGGACGCGTTCGCGGCGGCCGCCACGGCCCTGGAACCGCATCTGCCCCGTGGTCCCATCCACGGCGACGCGCTGACCCGCAACGTGCATGTCGGGCCCGACGGACCGGTGCTGGTCGACCTGGAGACCTTCTCCGCCGACCTGCGCGAACACGACCTGGTCGTGATGGCGCTCAGCCGGGACCGCTACGGCCTGTCCCCGGACGCCTACGACACCTTTGTGTCCGTCTACGGCTGGGACGTACGGGACTGGGAGGGCTGCGCCGTGCTGCGGGGGTCGCGGGAGACGGCGAGCTGCGCCTGGGTGTCCCAGCACGCGCCCGGAAACCCGGCGGCGCTGGGGGAGTTCCGCCGCCGGATCGCCTCGCTGCGCGAGAAGGACGCGACGGTGCGGTGGTACCCCTTCTGA
- a CDS encoding exonuclease domain-containing protein codes for MSWHQELLVGFDLETTGTDVEQDRIVTAALIRLEGDGRTAAQQTWLLDPGVPIPGEAAAIHGISTAYVREHGRPPATAIEEITEALADALRADIPLVVMNARYDLSLLDRECRRHGLRTLTERLGHAPAPVIDPLVLDKHVDRYRKGKRALQALCGHYGVPLDGAHEAGADAAAAAGVARRIGETFPAVALPSPRALHALQEQAAAEQAASFQAYLRRSGDPRAIVEPAWPLIPYQAGA; via the coding sequence ATGAGCTGGCATCAGGAACTGCTGGTCGGCTTCGACCTGGAGACCACGGGCACCGATGTCGAGCAGGACCGCATCGTCACCGCTGCGCTGATCCGGTTGGAGGGGGACGGCCGCACGGCCGCGCAGCAGACCTGGCTGCTCGACCCGGGAGTGCCGATCCCCGGGGAAGCCGCGGCCATTCACGGCATTTCGACCGCATATGTCCGAGAACACGGCCGCCCGCCGGCGACCGCCATAGAGGAGATCACCGAGGCGCTGGCCGACGCCCTGCGCGCGGACATCCCGCTGGTGGTGATGAACGCCCGCTACGACCTCTCCCTCCTGGACCGCGAGTGCCGGCGCCACGGCCTGCGCACACTGACCGAACGCCTCGGCCACGCCCCCGCGCCGGTCATCGACCCCCTCGTCCTGGACAAGCACGTGGACCGCTACCGCAAGGGGAAGCGCGCACTGCAGGCGCTCTGCGGTCACTACGGCGTCCCGCTGGACGGCGCGCACGAGGCGGGTGCCGACGCTGCGGCCGCGGCCGGGGTCGCCCGGCGCATCGGGGAGACGTTCCCGGCCGTCGCCCTCCCGTCCCCCCGCGCGCTGCACGCCCTCCAGGAGCAGGCGGCCGCCGAGCAGGCCGCCTCGTTCCAGGCGTATTTGCGGCGCTCCGGCGACCCGCGGGCGATAGTCGAGCCGGCCTGGCCGCTGATCCCGTACCAGGCCGGGGCCTGA
- a CDS encoding SAV2148 family HEPN domain-containing protein yields the protein MSGGLELPPGDESHEGHEGGSVDAPPGAVSLARPLEIGAELDWGADAWSEVRTRARRAGRAYIWLNLVEQRLRAVVAAVLRPIYEPVHGDEWVVAAAGPAGQEWVQRAVAVREVSRRKGYLLDPADDNIVSFLTLPQLRELMVQHWPCFEPYFDDRREVELALDELEVARNIVSRNRALSETVLAQAERASARLLDLLGSGVGTRISGRLPIDAVEDLVGDRYADVIGVHSDRVRLQRQLPAEDLFGSARRLDAVGIGLNLLVQNYSGRRLVRLAESGCRVRLLFLNPASSAVRRREREIGLKKGEMSRSIEMNILHMRRVRARLRDPGAFEIQVFDETPRFTAYLVDGDGPDGVAVVQPYLRKSRGMESPVLVLRGGGREVVRQDARGAGDDDHGLFETYREEFESMWADSRPVS from the coding sequence GTGAGCGGCGGGCTGGAGTTGCCCCCTGGTGACGAGAGTCATGAGGGCCATGAGGGCGGCTCCGTCGACGCACCGCCCGGCGCGGTGTCCCTGGCACGCCCGCTGGAGATCGGGGCGGAGCTGGACTGGGGCGCCGACGCCTGGAGCGAGGTGCGCACCCGGGCCCGGCGGGCCGGACGCGCCTATATCTGGCTGAATCTCGTCGAGCAGCGGCTGCGGGCCGTCGTCGCGGCGGTCCTGCGGCCCATCTACGAGCCGGTGCACGGCGACGAATGGGTCGTCGCCGCGGCCGGGCCCGCCGGACAGGAGTGGGTCCAGCGTGCGGTCGCCGTCCGCGAGGTCAGCCGCCGCAAGGGCTACCTCCTCGACCCCGCCGACGACAACATCGTCAGCTTCCTGACGCTGCCGCAACTCCGCGAACTGATGGTCCAGCACTGGCCCTGCTTCGAGCCGTACTTCGACGACCGCCGCGAGGTCGAGCTGGCCCTCGACGAACTCGAGGTCGCCCGCAACATCGTCTCCCGCAACCGCGCCCTGTCCGAGACGGTCCTCGCCCAGGCCGAGCGCGCCTCCGCCCGCCTCCTGGACCTCCTCGGCTCCGGCGTCGGCACCCGGATCTCCGGGCGGCTGCCGATCGACGCGGTGGAGGACCTCGTCGGCGACCGCTACGCCGACGTCATCGGGGTGCACTCCGACCGGGTGCGGCTGCAGCGCCAGCTCCCCGCCGAGGACCTCTTCGGCAGCGCCCGCCGGCTCGACGCCGTGGGGATCGGGCTCAACCTCCTGGTCCAGAACTACTCGGGCCGCCGCCTGGTCCGGCTCGCCGAATCCGGCTGCCGCGTCCGCCTGCTCTTCCTCAACCCGGCCAGCAGCGCGGTCCGCCGCCGGGAGCGCGAGATCGGCCTGAAGAAGGGCGAGATGAGCCGGTCCATCGAGATGAACATCCTCCATATGCGGCGGGTGCGCGCCCGGCTGCGCGACCCCGGCGCCTTCGAGATCCAGGTCTTCGACGAGACCCCCCGCTTCACCGCCTACCTCGTCGACGGGGACGGACCCGACGGCGTGGCCGTCGTCCAGCCCTACCTCCGCAAGAGCCGCGGCATGGAATCGCCCGTCCTCGTGCTGCGCGGCGGCGGCCGGGAGGTCGTCCGCCAGGACGCCCGGGGCGCCGGCGACGACGACCACGGCCTCTTCGAGACCTACCGGGAGGAATTCGAGAGCATGTGGGCGGATTCGCGGCCGGTTTCCTGA
- a CDS encoding carbohydrate ABC transporter permease, protein MATAPRRSGKPAADPAARTRRDHGAWFLVLPALIPILLLSVGPLLYGAGLAFTDAQSGRTRATRFVGLLNFSDLFHDTLFWDSFRIGLGWAFGVTVPQFLLALGLALLLHLPLRLRWLARALAIIPWAMPEVVVGIMWRLVYHPDAGILNETLRGLGLPGADGRDWLSGLATALPAVVVVGIWAGMPQTTVTLLAGLQHVPRELHEAAAMDGAGAWRGFRAVTWPALRPIALSVTALNFIWNLNSFALVFVLTDGGPGGRTRLPMLFAYEEAFRYGQFGYAATMGLALVAVISVLLAFHLAGRLKGADDR, encoded by the coding sequence CTGGCGACCGCGCCCCGGCGGTCCGGCAAGCCGGCCGCGGACCCCGCCGCCCGCACCCGGCGCGACCACGGCGCCTGGTTCCTCGTGCTGCCCGCCCTGATCCCGATCCTGCTGCTGAGCGTCGGACCGCTGCTCTACGGCGCCGGGCTGGCGTTCACCGACGCCCAGTCGGGCCGCACCCGGGCCACCCGCTTCGTGGGGCTGCTGAACTTCTCCGACCTGTTCCACGACACCCTGTTCTGGGACTCCTTCCGGATCGGGCTGGGGTGGGCCTTCGGGGTCACCGTCCCGCAGTTCCTCCTCGCCCTCGGCCTGGCCCTGCTGCTCCACCTCCCGCTGCGGCTGCGCTGGTTGGCCAGGGCGCTGGCGATCATCCCGTGGGCGATGCCGGAGGTCGTCGTCGGCATCATGTGGCGGCTGGTCTACCACCCGGACGCCGGCATCCTGAACGAGACGCTCCGCGGCCTCGGCCTGCCCGGAGCCGACGGCCGGGACTGGCTGAGCGGCCTGGCCACCGCCCTGCCCGCGGTCGTCGTCGTCGGCATCTGGGCCGGGATGCCCCAGACCACCGTGACCCTCCTGGCCGGTCTGCAACACGTCCCACGCGAGCTGCACGAGGCCGCGGCCATGGACGGCGCGGGCGCCTGGCGCGGCTTTCGCGCCGTCACCTGGCCCGCCCTCCGGCCCATCGCCCTCTCCGTCACCGCCCTCAACTTCATCTGGAACCTGAATTCCTTCGCCCTGGTCTTCGTCCTGACCGACGGCGGCCCCGGCGGCCGGACCCGGCTGCCGATGCTCTTCGCGTACGAAGAGGCCTTCCGCTACGGGCAGTTCGGCTACGCCGCCACGATGGGCCTGGCGCTGGTCGCGGTGATCTCGGTCCTGCTGGCGTTCCACCTGGCCGGCCGGCTGAAGGGGGCGGACGACCGGTGA
- a CDS encoding SDR family NAD(P)-dependent oxidoreductase, whose amino-acid sequence MDLRLAGQGALVTGSSAGIGATIAHMLADEGCDVLVHGRDAGAATVVAEQVAARGVRAEVVLGDLTEPGVAEQVALTARDFGARILVNNAGPFAEHDWESSGPADWRAAFEGNVLPTVRVSQTLLPSLRAHGWGRVITIGSRAVRTPLPNMAAYSAAKAAVVNMTTSLARHLAGTGVTANCVSPGVIVTPSMARMFEERAGADEGSATGAADGPDEARIVAEYAPNPSGRLGRPEDIAAAVTYLASPLADYVNGIELRVDGGITGTP is encoded by the coding sequence ATGGACCTACGGCTGGCAGGACAGGGCGCCCTGGTGACGGGCAGCAGTGCGGGAATCGGGGCGACGATCGCCCACATGCTGGCGGACGAGGGCTGCGACGTCCTGGTCCACGGGCGGGACGCGGGGGCCGCGACGGTCGTCGCCGAACAGGTCGCGGCCCGCGGCGTACGGGCCGAAGTGGTGCTCGGCGATCTGACGGAACCGGGCGTCGCCGAACAGGTCGCCCTCACCGCACGCGACTTCGGGGCCCGCATCCTCGTCAACAACGCGGGCCCGTTCGCCGAGCACGACTGGGAGAGCTCGGGGCCGGCCGACTGGCGGGCCGCCTTCGAGGGAAACGTGCTGCCGACCGTGCGGGTCAGCCAGACACTCCTGCCGTCGCTGCGTGCGCACGGCTGGGGGCGGGTGATCACCATCGGCAGCCGCGCGGTACGCACCCCCCTGCCCAACATGGCGGCGTACTCCGCCGCCAAGGCCGCCGTGGTGAACATGACCACCAGCCTGGCCCGGCACCTCGCCGGGACCGGCGTCACCGCGAACTGCGTGAGCCCGGGAGTGATCGTCACCCCCTCCATGGCCCGGATGTTCGAGGAGCGGGCGGGCGCGGACGAGGGCTCCGCGACGGGCGCGGCGGACGGACCGGACGAAGCGAGGATCGTCGCCGAGTACGCCCCCAACCCGAGCGGGCGGCTGGGGCGCCCGGAGGACATCGCCGCCGCGGTCACCTACCTTGCGAGCCCGCTCGCCGACTACGTCAACGGGATCGAGCTCCGGGTCGACGGCGGGATCACGGGGACTCCGTAA
- a CDS encoding carbohydrate ABC transporter permease: MSGNESGPTGDASTVRRRTATTRTRRRGVAPTARRTATRTGQYAALLAYLAFLAFPFLWLLSTAFKPPREIGSLHPTWIPEAPTLENFRQAFAEQPLWAAAGNSLLAAAVSALLAIALATPMAYVLARCRTRLSRAATGWVVISQAFPLVLVIIPLFLILKGLHLVDSRTGLILVYVVWSLPFALWMLTGYVRAVPAELEEAAAVDGAGRLRTLLSVTAPLLAPGIVATALFAFLTAWNEFFFALVLLKSPGKQTLPVALTHFLGTEGVADLGPLAAAALLATLPSLLLFAVIQRRITGGMLAGAVKN, from the coding sequence GTGAGCGGCAACGAGAGCGGCCCTACGGGGGACGCCTCCACCGTCCGGCGACGGACGGCCACCACCCGCACCCGCCGACGGGGTGTCGCCCCCACCGCCCGGCGCACCGCCACCCGCACCGGCCAGTACGCCGCACTCCTCGCCTATCTCGCCTTCCTCGCCTTCCCGTTCCTCTGGCTGCTGTCCACCGCCTTCAAGCCGCCACGGGAAATCGGCAGCCTCCACCCCACGTGGATCCCCGAGGCGCCCACCCTGGAGAACTTCCGGCAGGCTTTCGCCGAACAGCCCCTGTGGGCGGCCGCGGGCAACAGCCTGCTGGCCGCGGCGGTCTCCGCGCTCCTCGCGATCGCGCTGGCGACCCCGATGGCGTACGTCCTGGCCCGCTGCCGCACCCGGCTGTCGCGGGCGGCCACCGGCTGGGTCGTGATCAGCCAGGCATTCCCGCTGGTGTTGGTGATCATCCCGCTCTTCCTGATCCTCAAGGGGCTCCATCTGGTGGACTCCCGGACCGGCCTGATCCTGGTCTACGTCGTCTGGTCGCTGCCGTTCGCCCTGTGGATGCTGACCGGCTATGTCCGGGCCGTACCGGCCGAGTTGGAGGAGGCGGCCGCCGTGGACGGCGCCGGCCGGCTCCGTACGCTCCTCTCGGTCACCGCGCCGCTGCTCGCCCCGGGAATCGTCGCCACCGCGCTGTTCGCCTTCCTCACCGCCTGGAACGAGTTCTTCTTCGCCCTGGTCCTGCTCAAGTCGCCCGGAAAGCAGACCCTGCCGGTGGCGCTGACCCACTTCCTCGGGACGGAGGGCGTCGCCGACCTCGGCCCGCTCGCCGCCGCGGCGCTCCTGGCCACCCTCCCGAGCCTGCTCCTCTTCGCCGTCATCCAGCGGCGGATCACGGGCGGGATGCTCGCCGGGGCGGTGAAGAACTGA
- a CDS encoding ABC transporter substrate-binding protein, with protein MGHDPAPAPPAQLTRRGLLAATAALPAAALLPGCSGDRRRRTSGGRITLRFQSLAWQQDSLAANRHLVAEWNRQHPTVQVRYVQASWSTVHDQLLTSFEGGEAPDIIHDATDDLADFAHGGDLADLTALLPPRLRRDIPQRTWETATFDGRIHGVPFLQEPRVLIANRAKLRRSGVRLPTPEDPWNWEEFAHAARRLTRGTAHGVAWPLKEPVSATLNLALSTGGRMFHRHPDGRAEVRFDAVDQVVPRTIHDQVNVDRSASRTTLGMGGSDTLPGFFAGRCAMVPLGFSYRQQIVQQAPGGFDWTVLPAPEGTTPDQGVSPQTLSIAADCPHKEVAMAFIDFLLRPPHMVRLALGDWLLPTGREALRDPALRTARYDWATGTALASTLRAAPAQSVRGYPEWKDKVATPGLQEYYSGAIDLDALKERLVGDGNLVLARYQR; from the coding sequence ATGGGCCACGACCCCGCCCCCGCGCCCCCGGCCCAACTCACCCGGCGGGGCCTGCTCGCGGCCACCGCCGCACTGCCCGCGGCCGCCCTGCTGCCGGGCTGTTCCGGCGACCGGCGACGGCGCACGTCCGGCGGCCGGATCACCCTGCGCTTCCAGTCCCTGGCCTGGCAGCAGGACTCCCTCGCGGCCAACAGGCACCTGGTCGCCGAATGGAACAGGCAGCACCCCACGGTCCAGGTGCGGTACGTCCAGGCATCCTGGTCCACCGTCCACGACCAGCTGCTGACCTCCTTCGAGGGCGGCGAGGCACCGGACATCATCCACGACGCCACCGACGACCTCGCGGACTTCGCCCACGGCGGTGACCTCGCCGACCTCACCGCCCTCCTGCCGCCGCGCCTGCGTCGCGACATCCCGCAGCGGACCTGGGAGACCGCCACGTTCGACGGCCGGATCCACGGCGTCCCCTTCCTCCAGGAACCGCGGGTGCTGATCGCCAACCGCGCGAAACTCCGCCGGTCGGGGGTGCGCCTGCCCACCCCCGAAGACCCCTGGAACTGGGAGGAGTTCGCCCACGCGGCGCGGCGGCTGACCCGCGGCACCGCACACGGCGTCGCCTGGCCGCTGAAGGAACCGGTCTCGGCCACCCTCAACCTCGCCCTGTCCACGGGCGGCCGGATGTTCCACCGCCACCCGGACGGCAGGGCGGAGGTCCGCTTCGACGCCGTCGACCAGGTGGTGCCGCGCACCATCCACGACCAGGTGAACGTCGACCGCAGCGCCTCCCGTACGACCCTGGGAATGGGCGGCTCCGACACCCTCCCGGGCTTCTTCGCCGGGCGCTGCGCGATGGTGCCGCTCGGCTTCTCCTACCGTCAGCAGATCGTCCAGCAGGCGCCCGGGGGCTTCGACTGGACGGTGCTGCCCGCCCCCGAGGGCACCACCCCGGACCAGGGGGTGAGCCCGCAGACTCTGTCGATCGCGGCCGACTGCCCGCACAAGGAAGTGGCGATGGCCTTCATCGACTTCCTCCTCCGCCCGCCGCACATGGTCCGGCTCGCCCTGGGGGACTGGCTGTTGCCCACGGGCCGCGAGGCGCTCAGGGATCCGGCACTGCGGACCGCCCGCTACGACTGGGCAACCGGCACCGCACTCGCGAGCACCCTGCGCGCGGCCCCGGCCCAGTCCGTCCGCGGCTATCCGGAGTGGAAGGACAAGGTCGCCACTCCCGGTCTGCAGGAGTACTACAGCGGGGCCATCGACCTGGACGCCCTGAAAGAGCGGCTCGTCGGGGACGGCAACCTGGTCCTGGCCCGCTATCAGCGCTGA